The following proteins are co-located in the Penaeus vannamei isolate JL-2024 chromosome 34, ASM4276789v1, whole genome shotgun sequence genome:
- the LOC113823573 gene encoding TNF receptor-associated factor 6-A, with protein MECVEESITILSRQEGFDYEFVPPLDPKYECAICLLGLRSPIQTTCGHRFCKDCIFNCMSESSSRCPVDNTPLTEADLFPDSCAEREILQLSVKCPNHGLGCRRTVDLMYIEHQIKEKGKQHSVAS; from the exons ATGGAGTGTGTCGAAGAGTCCATTACAATTTTGTCTCGT CAAGAGGGATTTGATTATGAATTTGTCCCACCTCTTGACCCTAAGTATGAGTGTGCCATATGTCTACTGGGCTTACGCTCACCCATACAAACTACATGTGGTCACCGCTTTTGTAAAGACTGTATCTTCAACTGTATGAG TGAGAGCAGTAGTCGCTGTCCAGTTGATAATACTCCCCTCACAGAAGCTGATTTATTCCCCGACTCGTGTGCTGAACGTGAGATATTGCAGCTTAGTGTGAAGTGTCCAAATCATGGCTTGGGCTGTAGGCGAACAGTTGACTTGATGTATATAGAGCATC aaatcaaggaaaagggtaaacaa CATAGTGTGGCATCCTAA
- the LOC113823556 gene encoding dynactin subunit 5-like gives MELQDSFYPRAQYIETATGNRVSRASVLCGSQNIVLSGKVIVLSGVIIRGDLANVRVGRHCVISSKAVIRPPFKKFSKGVAFFPLHIGDHVYIGEGSVVNAAVIGSYVYIGKNCVIGRRCVLKDCCMIADNTVLPPETVVPPFAIYSGSPAKHTGDLPEATQDLMTDYTKSCYHHFIRVKDMPPQAKEGTTKLIEI, from the exons ATGGAATTGCAGGATTCCTTTTATCCCAGAGCTCAGTATATTGAGACT GCCACAGGAAACCGAGTCAGCCGTGCAAGTGTGTTATGCGGTTCTCAAAATATTGTGTTAAGTGGTAAAGTTATCGTGCTTAGTGGTGTGATCATCAGAGGAGACCTTGCAAATGTTAGAGTAGGACGCCATTGTGTGATATCATCCAAAGCGGTTATCAGACCTCCGTTTAAAAAATTCAGTAAGGG AGTAGCATTTTTCCCACTTCACATTGGTGACCATGTTTACATTGGTGAGGGTTCTGTTGTAAATGCTGCAGTCATTGGCTCTTATGTCTATATTGGAAAGAACTGTGTTATC GGACGCCGTTGTGTACTGAAAGATTGCTGTATGATTGCTGACAACACCGTCTTGCCACCTGAGACTGTTGTTCCACCATTTGCAATCTATAGTGGTTCACCTGCCAAGCACACAGGAGATCTGCCAGAGGCTACACAAGATCTTATGACTGATTACACTAAGTCATGTTATCACCATTTCATCAGAGTCAAAGATATGCCACCACAGGCAAAGGAAGGAACTACAAAGCTTATTGAAATTTAG
- the LOC113823555 gene encoding TNF receptor-associated factor 6-like produces MESVEESITILSRQEGFDYEFVPPLDPKYECAICLLGLRSPIQTTCGHRFCKDCIFNCMSESSSRCPVDNTPLTEADLFPDSCAEREILQLSVKCPNHGLGCRRTVDLMYIEHHTQACSFQPVMCPNECSATVLRKEVEQHLSSECVLRVKKCALCEQPFTFNQEQLHLLSCVRVTVPCEMCGAMMPRGEVAGHMTETCPKVVVACTFAEHGCHHKMTRADLNQHMLQATQLHLQLLSSAYKKINTFVSDLSRTVGLIQSPFGNFSRQPSLRSQLSATSPIPENHTSPSLPERTLEKSLGATGGTVGCSEKSGVFSSPQFGDKGGADSGIELNKLHLQLNQVSIEGVSKSPSSKSLSTVSHQEIILRDLCEKSVDLNQRMLEETIKLSNLAKRIEEVDALVEAQLTEMSGKYCNGDYVWRIKNFSQFCAELQNKPGRVCHSPSFYTSQFGYKFCLRTNITWKSEQYFLTLFIHGMQSENDDFLDWPFSGRITLSVLDCDISLPKNHITETMVTKPGLQAFKRPDVARNPKGFGFTEFVPLAKILQPSTGTFLKNDTLCIRATVCPNTWNHESSQSMEKLGIYKEKLHIEKQSCV; encoded by the exons ATGGAGAGTGTCGAAGAGTCCATTACAATTTTGTCTCGT CAAGAGGGATTTGATTATGAATTTGTCCCACCTCTTGACCCTAAGTATGAGTGTGCCATATGTCTACTGGGCTTACGCTCACCCATACAAACTACATGTGGTCACCGCTTTTGTAAAGACTGTATCTTCAACTGTATGAG TGAGAGCAGTAGTCGCTGTCCAGTTGATAATACTCCCCTCACAGAAGCTGATTTATTCCCCGACTCGTGTGCTGAACGTGAGATATTGCAGCTTAGTGTGAAGTGTCCAAATCATGGCTTGGGCTGTAGGCGAACAGTTGACTTGATGTATATAGAGCATCATACTCAGGCTTGTTCATttcag ccAGTCATGTGCCCTAATGAATGCTCAGCAACAGTGTTACGGAAAGAAGTGGAACAGCATCTGAGTTCAGAATGTGTCCTGCGGGTAAAGAAATGTGCTCTCTGCGAACAGCCTTTCACTTTCAATCAGGAGCAA CTGCATTTATTgagttgtgtgcgtgtgactgtccCATGTGAGATGTGTGGAGCTATGATGCCACGTGGGGAGGTTGCAGGACACATGACAGAGACTTGCCCAAAGGTGGTGGTGGCGTGCACTTTTGCTGAACATGGCTGCCATCACAAGATGACTCGAGCTGATTTAAACCAACATATGTTACAAGCCACGCAGCTACATCTGCAG CTTCTTTCTTCAGCATATAAGAAGATCAACACCTTTGTGTCAGATCTTAGTCGTACAGTAGGTCTGATTCAGTCTCCATTTGGAAACTTCAGTCGGCAGCCAAGTTTACGCAGCCAGCTATCAGCAACATCACCAATCCCAGAGAATCACACAAGTCCATCACTTCCAGAAAGAACCCTAGAAAAGTCCTTAGGTGCAACTGGAGGGACAGTAGGCTGTAGTGAGAAATCAGgtgtcttttcctctcctcagtTTGGGGATAAAGGCGGTGCTGACTCAGGGATTGAACTGAACAAGCTTCATCTACAGCTTAACCAAGTGAGTATAGAAGGAGTAAGCAAGAGTCCGTCTTCTAAGTCACTGTCCACTGTGTCTCATCAAGAAATTATTTTAAGGGATCTGTGTGAGAAGAGTGTAGATCTGAATCAGAGGATGCTTGAAGAAACCATCAAGTTGAGTAATTTAGCTAAAAGAATTGAAGAAGTTGATGCCCTTGTTGAAGCTCAGCTAACGGAAATGAGTGGAAAATATTGTAATGGTGATTATGTTTGGAGAATTAAAAATTTCTCCCAATTTTGTGCTGAATTACAGAATAAACCAGGCAGAGTATGTCATAGCCCATCATTCTACACATCTCAATTTGGATACAAATTTTGTCTTCGAACAAATATCACATGGAAATCTGAACAGTATTTTTTGACTCTATTTATTCATGGAATGCAAAGTGAGAATGATGACTTTCTTGACTGGCCCTTTAGTGGACGCATAACACTTTCTGTACTAGACTGTGATATATCATTACCTAAAAACCATATCACAGAGACCATGGTGACAAAACCAGGTCTGCAGGCATTCAAGCGTCCTGATGTTGCTCGTAATCCAAAAGGATTTGGATTCACAGAATTTGTACCCCTTGCAAAAATACTTCAACCCAGCACAGGAACCTTCCTCAAAAATGATACTCTCTGCATTAGAGCAACTGTTTGCCCTAACACTTGGAACCATGAGAGTAGTCAGAGCATGGAAAAACTtggaatatataaagagaagctTCATATAGAGAAGCAAAGCTGTGTGTGA